The genomic interval ATTTTATAGTCTATTGTGCTATTGATTATAAATTTATTATAATCTATTGTTTTCGCAATATCAGGAATAATTGTTGACGGAACAACGTTTATTTGATTTTGCTGTATTTTTGGTGAATGACGCAAATATTTATTAGTTTGATTTCTTGAAATAAGATTTGATTTATTTAATCTAAATAGAATGCTTCTGTATCTATTTAAAAAAAGTTGTTTATTATCAACATATAGATTTGGTCCTCTTAATAACACAATTAAAGATATAAATTCCTTTTTTGTCAGTTCATTTAACCGTTTTGAGAAGTATTTAATTGAAGCAGACTCAAATCCATATAAATTTGATCCCATATAAACGGATTCAATATATTTATCTATAATATATTTTTTTGAAAAGATTGTTTCTATTTTTAATGCCTTAAATATCTCTTTAACTTTTCTTTTTATGGTTTTTGAATTATCATTTAAATAAGCTCTTGATAATTGTTGCGTTATAGTACTTCCGCCTTCTACTATCTTGCCGGCTTGTAAATTTCTATAAAAAGCCCTTATTATGGCAATAAAATCAATTCCTATATGATTATAAAATCTTTTATCTTCTATAGATAATAAAAAATTGATCAAAATTTCTGAAATATCTTTATTTAACCGCTTAGCGTAAATTTTATTTTCATTGGAGCAAACACCGATAGTTTTACCATTACTAGCTTTTACTATATAACCGTTTATATCAATGTCTAAATTAGTTTTCATTTTTTTATTTTACTTTCTTATATTCTAAAATTTCTAAAAACAAATTTTTTTAATACTGTTAATACTTTAATATTGCGAAAATTAATAGTTGTTTTTGTTTCATAGATTGTTATACTATTGTTTTTGTTTAAAAATTTATATAATTTATAATTATTTAAGTAAATATTATTTGCAATATATTTTCTCATTTTTTTATTTTTTTATCCTTAAGTATATAAAAGTTCCTCAAAATCCATAAAATTTTCCTTTTGTTTCAGAGCTTATCTTACACTAAGTCCTTCATCGAGATATTTTACGATAGGATATATGAAAAGCTCTATGACTCGTCTTTTTCCGACTTTCACTTCAGCTATTACGCTCATTCCGGGCTCTATTTGTTTTTCTTTGCCTTCTACCATCAGACTTAATTTTTTCGGTTTTACCTTTATTTCAAAAATTTCCCCAAGTTTTTCGTCTTTTATAGCGTCGTTTCCTATATGTATAAGCTCTCCGTCTATTTTGCCGTATTTCTGAAAGTTGAAAGTATCAACTTTAATGGCTACTTTTTGTCCATTTTGTAAAAATCCTATATCTTTATTTAAAATTTTAGCACTTATGATTAGAGGCTCGTTTGCGGGAATTATACTGATTAGCTCCTCACCACTGCTAACGGAACTTCCAACCGTATGAATCAAAAGTTTTCCTACATAACCGTCTACAGGAGATGCTACGATTTGTTGTTTCGTTTGGAAATTTAGTGCATTTATAGAAGCTTTGATTTCGGCGGCTTCTTTTTGTTTTGTTAAAAGTTCATCCAAAAATTTAGCTTTTTGACTCGTTTTAAAATTCTCAAGCGTTTTTTTAGTTTCACTCAGTTTTGATTTTAGTGCAAGTAAATTTTCATTTGTGCTTTTTATTTGCGAGTTTAAATCAATCTGTTTTGAAAGCGCATCCTCATAATCTTTGCTTGCTATTATATCTCGAACGTTTTTTAAATTTTTAACCCTTTTATCCGCTAAAATTTTCAGTTCGCTTAATTTTGAAATTTCAGCTTGTGTGCCGTTTATTGAGTTTAGTATGCCTGAAATTTTAAAATTCAGTTCATCTATGCTTTCATCAAAATTTTGTTTTTGATTGATATAAAGATTCATTTCGTCGCTGCTTAAATTTGCATCTTTTTGCAATTTTTCACTGAAGCTTAAAAGTTCAAGTCTTTTTATACTGAAATTAAGTGCTTTTAGTTTTTCTTCCTGCGTGATTAAATTTACTTTAGATACGCTTGGATCAATGATTATGAGCGGTTCATTTTTAGATACTTTTTGTCCTTCATAAACTAAAATTTTTGATATTATTCCGTTTTCAAGCGGTTTTAAAATTTTAATATTTCCGCTTGGTATTACTTTTCCGTTGCCGCTTACTACTATATCTATTTTGGCAAACACAAGCCATAAAACCAAAAAAACGAAAATTGTTACAACTATCCATAGAATCGTTTTTCCCAGCGGATTTTGCGGTCTATCCTCTATTTCAATTATACTTGGTTTAAATTCGTATGAATCGTCAATTTTTTTAAAAAGTTTAAACATGATTGAGCCCTGCTTGTGCATCAAGCAATTTTTTATAATATCCATTTTTGGCTACCAATTCATCGTGGCTTCCGCGTTCTTTAATTTCACCTTTATCTATTACTATTATTTCGTCACAATTTCTTATCGTAGAAAGTCTATGAGCGATGATGATGAATGTTCTATTTTCTTTTATTTTATTTAAATTTTCAGTTATTGCTTTTTCGCTTTCATAATCAAGCGCAGATGTCGCTTCGTCAAATATTAAAATTTTAGGGTTGGAAATAATCGCTCTTGCTATCGCGATTCTTTGCTTTTGCCCGCCTGAAAGAGAGCTTCCTCTTTCTCCTACTATCGTATCATATCCTGATGAAAGCTCTTTTATAAAATCGTGCGCTCCAGATATTTTGGCTACTTTTATGATCTCGTCCATAGAAGCGTCGGCTTTTGCATAAGATATATTTTCTCTTATTGTGCCGCTAAAAAGA from Campylobacter hominis ATCC BAA-381 carries:
- a CDS encoding transglycosylase domain-containing protein, whose translation is MKTNLDIDINGYIVKASNGKTIGVCSNENKIYAKRLNKDISEILINFLLSIEDKRFYNHIGIDFIAIIRAFYRNLQAGKIVEGGSTITQQLSRAYLNDNSKTIKRKVKEIFKALKIETIFSKKYIIDKYIESVYMGSNLYGFESASIKYFSKRLNELTKKEFISLIVLLRGPNLYVDNKQLFLNRYRSILFRLNKSNLISRNQTNKYLRHSPKIQQNQINVVPSTIIPDIAKTIDYNKFIINSTIDYKIQNKINWFVNSTNDLDSVICINKGKIAGFASKHGNHYIFNNFGNVGSTLKPFIYLYLRSNGIDQNEQISTIPIYKYGDWTAKEAFEYRCNTMSLARALEVSNNTVFLNASYKVGFNNVSKYISTLFNKEYCGDFPSLVLGSTPYGISLYELSMAYYNLFSSSELQYLDELKSILRKVSINTLGLSSFFCKTGTTNNSINRYIILGNSEKVFAFLRDEKLKWDNMINNGKISKSFTKKIKDILNEFIK
- a CDS encoding HlyD family type I secretion periplasmic adaptor subunit, whose product is MFKLFKKIDDSYEFKPSIIEIEDRPQNPLGKTILWIVVTIFVFLVLWLVFAKIDIVVSGNGKVIPSGNIKILKPLENGIISKILVYEGQKVSKNEPLIIIDPSVSKVNLITQEEKLKALNFSIKRLELLSFSEKLQKDANLSSDEMNLYINQKQNFDESIDELNFKISGILNSINGTQAEISKLSELKILADKRVKNLKNVRDIIASKDYEDALSKQIDLNSQIKSTNENLLALKSKLSETKKTLENFKTSQKAKFLDELLTKQKEAAEIKASINALNFQTKQQIVASPVDGYVGKLLIHTVGSSVSSGEELISIIPANEPLIISAKILNKDIGFLQNGQKVAIKVDTFNFQKYGKIDGELIHIGNDAIKDEKLGEIFEIKVKPKKLSLMVEGKEKQIEPGMSVIAEVKVGKRRVIELFIYPIVKYLDEGLSVR